The following coding sequences lie in one Vibrio casei genomic window:
- a CDS encoding NCS2 family permease — protein sequence MLEKFFKLSEHGTNVKTEVLAGVTTFLTMAYIIFVNPAILATAGMDHGSVFVATCLAAAIGCFIMGLYANYPIAQAPGMGLNAFFTYTVVLGMGHTWQVALAAVFCSGVLFILLSLFKIRELIINAIPMSLRLGISAGIGLFLALIALKNAGIVVGNPATLVGVGDLTSLPAVLGALGFVLTIVLVHRGFKAAVMIAILAITAIGVIAGNVAYNGIMSMPPSIEPTFMQLDFSSIFDVGMISVVFAFLFVDLFDTAGTLVGVANKAGFIGKDGKIPRLNKALLADSTATSIGALLGTSNTTSFVESTAGVAVGGRTGLTAVVVGILFLLALFFSPLAGMVPAYATTGALFYVAILMLSGLVHIEWDDLSEAAPVAVVCLLMPLTFSIAEGIAMGFVTYAAIKLLSGKAREVHVGVWILAIIFLLKFILTGA from the coding sequence ATGTTAGAAAAGTTCTTTAAGTTATCGGAACACGGTACCAACGTAAAAACGGAAGTATTGGCCGGTGTAACAACATTTTTGACGATGGCTTATATCATTTTTGTCAATCCTGCTATCTTAGCAACTGCAGGTATGGATCACGGTTCAGTCTTTGTAGCGACGTGTTTAGCAGCGGCAATAGGTTGTTTTATTATGGGATTGTACGCGAACTATCCCATCGCTCAAGCGCCAGGTATGGGGTTAAATGCCTTCTTTACTTATACGGTTGTATTAGGCATGGGGCATACATGGCAAGTTGCGCTTGCCGCCGTTTTTTGCTCGGGTGTTCTCTTTATTCTTCTTAGCCTTTTTAAAATTCGCGAATTAATTATAAATGCGATTCCAATGTCATTACGACTAGGCATCTCTGCGGGTATTGGTTTGTTCTTAGCATTAATTGCTTTGAAAAACGCAGGCATTGTCGTCGGTAACCCTGCCACTTTAGTTGGTGTGGGGGATTTAACTTCTTTGCCTGCGGTTTTAGGTGCGCTTGGTTTTGTCTTGACGATTGTATTGGTTCATCGTGGTTTTAAAGCCGCCGTCATGATTGCCATTCTTGCTATTACCGCGATTGGTGTGATTGCTGGTAATGTTGCATACAACGGTATTATGTCAATGCCACCGAGTATTGAGCCAACGTTTATGCAGCTTGATTTCTCGTCTATTTTTGATGTTGGTATGATTTCAGTTGTCTTTGCCTTCTTATTTGTCGATTTATTTGATACCGCAGGCACATTAGTCGGCGTGGCGAATAAAGCTGGTTTTATTGGTAAAGATGGGAAAATACCTCGTTTGAATAAGGCATTATTAGCCGATTCAACAGCAACTTCTATTGGTGCTTTATTGGGGACGTCTAATACCACCTCGTTTGTTGAAAGTACGGCAGGTGTCGCTGTTGGTGGGCGTACAGGATTAACCGCTGTCGTTGTTGGTATTCTATTCCTACTTGCTTTATTCTTTTCACCATTAGCCGGAATGGTTCCAGCTTACGCGACAACTGGGGCGCTATTTTATGTTGCGATCTTAATGTTGTCTGGTCTTGTTCATATCGAATGGGATGACTTAAGTGAAGCCGCGCCAGTAGCGGTTGTGTGTTTATTAATGCCGTTAACGTTTTCTATTGCTGAAGGCATTGCAATGGGGTTTGTGACTTATGCAGCAATTAAGCTTCTTAGTGGTAAAGCCCGTGAAGTTCATGTTGGCGTCTGGATTCTAGCGATCATCTTTTTATTAAAATTTATTCTTACTGGTGCTTAA
- the frsA gene encoding esterase FrsA — translation MLDPSSKNLSESLFKKHHHAQETSSVITYLADSQAMLDSNQVGKPNAWYRALRRVQWIWQGLDPIEIESVLARIASSSNQQNNPDWLDTIAGYRPGNWSYEWTAQGMNHQKVAASLKGVEASDELFIASLCFSVASYPHLKGDTLSVQAQILANKAYSDSMEASPYVTKVLNIPYKNKKIVANLHLPHTERSLPVVIVSAGIDSLQIDMWRIFRDYLAKHEIGMLTVDMPGIGANIHWNLTEDSSCLHQAILNELPNIPWVDHYKVGLLGFRFGGNVMTRLSFIEQDKIKACVTLGAPIHELLSDASKFSQMPKMYLDSLASRVGKKSVDIPSFSKQMRAWSLKSQGLLSSRKTTVPILAIGLEGDPVGSKQDNLSVASFSSGGKAMQLKSASIYQGYEQALNFSMDWLKDALNK, via the coding sequence ATGTTAGATCCCAGTAGTAAAAACTTATCAGAATCATTGTTTAAAAAGCATCATCACGCTCAAGAAACATCCAGCGTGATCACCTATTTGGCCGATAGCCAAGCGATGCTTGATTCGAACCAAGTTGGCAAACCTAATGCTTGGTATCGTGCATTGCGTCGCGTTCAATGGATATGGCAAGGGCTTGACCCGATTGAAATTGAGTCTGTTTTAGCTCGTATTGCTAGCTCTTCAAATCAACAAAATAACCCTGATTGGTTGGATACTATCGCTGGCTATCGTCCTGGTAATTGGTCGTACGAGTGGACGGCTCAAGGTATGAACCACCAAAAAGTAGCCGCCTCTCTTAAAGGTGTTGAAGCCTCTGATGAACTGTTTATTGCCAGTTTGTGTTTTAGTGTCGCCAGTTACCCCCACTTGAAAGGGGACACTCTTTCCGTTCAAGCTCAAATATTAGCGAATAAAGCTTATTCGGATTCGATGGAAGCCAGTCCTTATGTGACTAAAGTTTTAAATATTCCGTATAAAAACAAAAAAATCGTCGCAAACTTACACCTTCCTCACACTGAGCGTTCGTTACCTGTTGTTATTGTCAGTGCGGGAATTGATAGCTTACAGATCGACATGTGGAGAATATTCAGAGATTACTTAGCTAAGCATGAGATCGGCATGTTAACGGTTGATATGCCTGGTATCGGGGCCAATATTCATTGGAATTTAACGGAAGATTCAAGTTGCTTACATCAGGCTATCTTAAATGAATTACCTAATATTCCTTGGGTAGACCATTATAAAGTGGGGCTTTTGGGTTTTCGTTTTGGTGGGAATGTTATGACACGCTTATCTTTTATCGAGCAAGATAAAATCAAAGCCTGTGTTACTTTAGGTGCCCCCATTCATGAGTTACTATCTGATGCCTCTAAATTTAGTCAAATGCCTAAAATGTATCTTGATTCTCTGGCCTCAAGGGTTGGGAAAAAGTCGGTTGATATTCCTAGTTTCTCTAAACAGATGCGAGCTTGGTCTTTGAAGTCTCAAGGATTATTATCTAGTCGAAAAACAACCGTTCCTATTCTAGCAATTGGATTAGAAGGTGATCCTGTTGGCTCTAAACAAGATAATTTGAGTGTGGCAAGTTTCAGCTCAGGTGGTAAAGCGATGCAGTTAAAAAGTGCATCAATTTATCAAGGGTATGAGCAAGCGCTCAATTTTTCTATGGACTGGTTAAAAGATGCGCTAAATAAGTGA
- the gpt gene encoding xanthine phosphoribosyltransferase, with translation MSQKFIITWDNMQMYCRQLAAKQMPAEQWKGIVGVSRGGLVPAAILARELGIRYVDTICISSYDHDHQREMKVLKTIEGDGEGFLIVDDLVDSGDTARHIREMYPKAKLICVCAKPAGQELVDDYIVDIAQDTWIEQPWDMTLQFEEPVNRKQK, from the coding sequence ATGAGTCAGAAGTTCATTATCACTTGGGACAATATGCAAATGTATTGTCGTCAACTTGCGGCGAAACAAATGCCAGCAGAGCAGTGGAAAGGCATTGTTGGAGTCAGCCGTGGTGGTTTAGTCCCTGCGGCGATCCTTGCCCGTGAGCTAGGCATTCGTTATGTCGATACGATTTGTATTTCAAGCTATGATCATGATCACCAGCGTGAAATGAAAGTGTTAAAAACCATCGAAGGGGATGGCGAAGGCTTCCTTATTGTCGATGATTTAGTTGATAGTGGTGATACTGCACGCCATATTCGCGAAATGTACCCTAAAGCAAAATTGATTTGTGTGTGTGCAAAACCAGCAGGGCAAGAATTAGTGGATGATTATATTGTGGATATAGCTCAAGACACATGGATTGAGCAACCATGGGATATGACTTTACAATTTGAAGAACCAGTTAATCGTAAGCAGAAATAA
- the crl gene encoding sigma factor-binding protein Crl, giving the protein MMTDASAPTHYRLMTSLKAIGPYLREGECQAGKYWFDCLSVCVDDKKSPELREFWGWWLDLTKVENDFVANYTLGQYDEKGDWLEVAMSVKAKKEVERTLEEFHEKLVKVLSGHYDYSLSLHKNSVDTV; this is encoded by the coding sequence ATGATGACAGATGCTTCTGCACCAACCCACTATCGCCTAATGACATCGTTAAAAGCCATTGGCCCTTATTTACGTGAAGGGGAGTGTCAAGCAGGGAAATATTGGTTTGATTGTTTATCGGTTTGTGTTGACGATAAAAAGTCACCAGAATTAAGAGAGTTTTGGGGCTGGTGGTTAGATTTAACCAAAGTTGAAAATGACTTTGTCGCCAATTATACCTTAGGTCAATATGATGAAAAGGGAGATTGGTTAGAGGTGGCAATGTCAGTTAAAGCAAAAAAAGAAGTAGAAAGAACGCTCGAAGAATTTCATGAAAAGCTCGTGAAGGTTCTCTCTGGTCATTATGATTATAGCCTGAGTTTGCATAAAAACTCCGTCGATACAGTGTAA
- a CDS encoding GNAT family N-acetyltransferase: MANFTHDDKQQRYQVEVAPEQWARLDYSIQGDVLVITHTFVPDALRGRGCGKILMETVLSDIEHLGKKVKPVCSYAVVYLQRHTQWQHLIG, from the coding sequence ATGGCAAATTTTACACATGATGATAAACAACAACGTTACCAAGTTGAAGTTGCACCTGAGCAATGGGCTCGTTTAGATTATTCGATACAAGGTGATGTTTTGGTCATTACTCATACGTTTGTGCCCGATGCACTTCGCGGCAGAGGTTGTGGGAAAATTTTAATGGAAACCGTGTTGAGTGACATTGAACATTTAGGAAAAAAAGTAAAACCAGTTTGTAGCTATGCTGTTGTATATTTACAACGACATACTCAGTGGCAACACCTTATTGGTTAA
- a CDS encoding aminoacyl-histidine dipeptidase, translating to MSKFHSEISQLSPQPVWQFFDKICSFPHPSKHEEALAQYIVEWAKSQNLPVKRDEAGNVFITKPATLGMENKKKVVLQAHIDMVPQKNEDTVHDFAKDPIQPYIDGDWVTAKGTTLGADNGMGMASCLAVLASTEIKHGPLEVLLTIDEEAGMTGAFALQQGWLEADILLNTDSEQEGEIYMGCAGGVNASIIFDIERESIPNNHTILKLAVKGFKGGHSGCDIHTGRGNANKFLGRFLASHTTSLELRVIEFQGGSLRNAIPREAFVTVAVPTENLQQLHHAFENFTALVQQELGQVETGLTSLISESSSQFSALSLHIQQRFISALNACPNGVIRMDDNIEGVVETSLNVGVITTEENQITILCLVRSLIDSGREMVEGTLASLASLANAKIQFDGAYPGWKPDPDSEIMHIFRDVYEGIYGQKPNIMVIHAGLECGLFKKPYPNMDMISFGPTIKFPHSPDEKVLIESVGLYWEQMIAILENIPEKA from the coding sequence GTGTCTAAATTTCACTCTGAAATAAGCCAGCTTTCCCCACAACCTGTTTGGCAATTTTTCGATAAAATATGTTCTTTTCCTCACCCATCAAAACATGAAGAAGCATTAGCTCAATACATTGTTGAATGGGCAAAATCACAAAATCTTCCAGTTAAACGCGATGAAGCCGGTAATGTTTTTATCACTAAACCAGCAACCCTTGGGATGGAAAATAAAAAGAAAGTCGTTTTACAGGCCCATATTGATATGGTCCCTCAAAAAAATGAAGATACTGTTCATGATTTTGCCAAAGATCCTATCCAGCCTTATATTGATGGCGACTGGGTCACTGCAAAAGGAACGACCTTAGGTGCCGACAACGGCATGGGTATGGCGTCTTGTTTAGCGGTTCTTGCTTCAACAGAAATTAAACACGGCCCATTAGAAGTTCTCCTTACTATTGATGAAGAAGCCGGTATGACCGGCGCTTTTGCGCTACAACAAGGTTGGTTAGAAGCTGATATTCTTTTAAACACGGATTCAGAACAAGAAGGCGAGATTTACATGGGATGCGCCGGTGGCGTAAATGCTTCTATCATTTTTGATATAGAACGAGAAAGCATACCAAATAATCACACCATCCTAAAACTTGCGGTGAAAGGATTTAAGGGTGGCCATTCAGGATGTGATATTCATACAGGTCGAGGTAATGCAAATAAATTCTTAGGCCGCTTTCTTGCAAGCCATACTACATCCCTTGAGCTACGTGTTATCGAATTCCAAGGCGGTAGTTTACGTAATGCTATTCCACGCGAAGCATTCGTTACCGTTGCCGTACCAACAGAAAACCTTCAACAACTTCATCATGCTTTTGAAAATTTCACCGCTTTGGTTCAGCAGGAACTAGGACAGGTTGAAACCGGATTAACCAGCCTAATATCAGAATCTTCCAGTCAATTTTCAGCTTTGTCTCTTCACATTCAACAACGTTTTATATCCGCACTAAATGCATGCCCTAATGGTGTAATTCGTATGGATGATAATATTGAAGGCGTGGTTGAAACCTCTTTAAATGTTGGTGTCATTACCACTGAAGAGAATCAAATTACTATTTTATGTCTCGTTCGTTCATTGATCGATTCTGGCCGTGAAATGGTAGAAGGTACCTTAGCCTCTTTAGCCTCTCTTGCTAATGCAAAAATTCAATTTGATGGCGCTTATCCAGGATGGAAACCTGACCCAGATTCCGAAATCATGCACATATTCCGTGATGTCTATGAAGGCATTTATGGACAAAAGCCGAATATAATGGTGATTCATGCTGGTCTTGAATGTGGCCTATTTAAGAAGCCATACCCCAATATGGATATGATTTCATTCGGTCCTACTATTAAGTTTCCACATTCTCCAGATGAAAAAGTATTGATTGAAAGTGTTGGACTATATTGGGAACAAATGATTGCTATCTTGGAAAACATTCCAGAAAAAGCGTAA